In Pedobacter heparinus DSM 2366, the following are encoded in one genomic region:
- a CDS encoding LytR/AlgR family response regulator transcription factor, which produces MDSKLNCVIIDDEKHAVDLLADYIEAMPNLQLLKYFTDPLKALMEITLEDNIDVLFMDVDMPGMTGLDLSLAIRYKTKYLVFTTAHSKYAIDAFGVQANEYLLKPISMTKFALMINRLLKSEINLKREMKDEDFFFIKTDQVQKYVRVNLRDLVAIEGLNNYVKIHTVSGMHIAYLTMKELETKLEGNSSFIRVQRSFIISMDFINKVEGASITLNNKLEVPLGTTYRKQFLTFLERNTLRSNRNISD; this is translated from the coding sequence ATGGACAGCAAACTAAATTGTGTTATTATTGATGATGAGAAACATGCTGTTGATCTGCTGGCGGATTATATTGAAGCAATGCCAAATCTGCAATTGTTAAAGTATTTTACTGATCCGCTTAAGGCATTGATGGAAATTACTTTGGAAGATAATATTGATGTTCTTTTTATGGATGTTGACATGCCGGGAATGACAGGACTGGATTTATCCCTGGCCATTAGGTATAAAACCAAATATCTTGTTTTTACTACTGCGCATTCCAAATATGCAATTGATGCTTTTGGTGTACAGGCAAATGAATATCTTTTAAAACCGATTTCTATGACCAAATTTGCATTGATGATCAATCGGTTGCTCAAGTCAGAAATTAATCTTAAAAGAGAAATGAAAGATGAGGATTTCTTTTTTATTAAAACGGATCAGGTTCAGAAATACGTAAGGGTTAATCTGAGAGACCTGGTTGCTATTGAAGGTTTAAACAATTATGTAAAGATCCATACCGTTAGCGGTATGCATATTGCTTATTTAACAATGAAGGAGCTGGAGACCAAATTAGAGGGTAACAGTTCGTTTATACGTGTTCAGCGGTCTTTCATTATCTCAATGGATTTCATTAATAAAGTTGAAGGTGCAAGTATTACACTGAACAATAAACTGGAGGTTCCACTTGGAACAACTTATAGGAAACAGTTTTTAACTTTTTTAGAAAGGAACACGCTGAGATCTAACCGGAATATATCAGATTAG
- a CDS encoding FecR family protein has product MNKQERISFLLDRYIHNNCTAGELDELFQLLDHHSNNDFLQRELKLLWQHTGPEQHHTNAQWEQLYNSMMHKTQRKPKVKSKWPYQKLAAAASVILLLFAGIFFYSQYQNTQHKTINKQIHAKNELLPGTNKAILTLANGTRVPLDDVLNGKVSTQAGVQLTKTASGQLIYHIQQQAATSKLSFNTIETPRGGQYQLILSDGTRVWLNANSSLKYPISFSKTERLIELKGEAYFEVTKNKNAPFKVISNNQVLEVLGTHFNINGYEDEPDIKTTLIEGSVKVSNLSNHTQALLKPGQQSSFHTNRFEISKVDTEAAIAWKNGYFTFDKTTLETIMRQVSRWYDVEVTYQNKTVKDQVFSGNVSRFENAAQVLAILELTGLVHFKVEGRRITAML; this is encoded by the coding sequence ATGAATAAGCAGGAAAGAATATCCTTTTTATTAGACCGTTACATCCACAACAATTGTACAGCAGGTGAACTTGACGAGTTGTTTCAACTTTTAGATCATCACAGCAATAACGATTTTTTACAAAGGGAACTGAAACTCCTGTGGCAGCATACCGGCCCCGAGCAACACCATACCAACGCACAATGGGAGCAGCTCTACAATTCTATGATGCATAAAACGCAAAGAAAACCAAAGGTCAAATCTAAATGGCCTTATCAAAAATTAGCTGCTGCAGCATCAGTAATCCTCCTGCTGTTTGCCGGAATATTTTTCTATTCTCAGTATCAAAATACACAGCATAAAACAATAAATAAACAGATCCATGCAAAAAATGAACTGTTACCTGGTACCAACAAAGCTATACTTACACTGGCCAACGGAACCAGGGTGCCACTTGATGATGTCCTTAACGGAAAAGTGTCAACACAGGCTGGTGTTCAGCTCACCAAAACAGCATCCGGTCAACTGATATATCACATTCAACAGCAAGCTGCCACATCAAAATTAAGTTTCAATACCATAGAAACCCCACGTGGGGGACAATATCAGCTCATTCTTTCCGATGGCACCAGAGTCTGGCTAAATGCAAATTCCTCACTGAAATACCCCATTTCCTTCAGTAAAACAGAGCGGCTGATCGAACTTAAAGGCGAAGCATATTTTGAAGTTACCAAAAACAAAAACGCACCTTTTAAAGTAATCAGCAATAACCAGGTACTGGAAGTATTGGGTACACACTTCAACATCAATGGTTATGAAGATGAGCCGGATATCAAAACTACGCTGATTGAAGGCTCAGTTAAAGTATCAAACCTGTCTAACCATACCCAGGCCCTTCTTAAACCCGGACAGCAATCCAGTTTCCATACCAATAGGTTTGAAATAAGCAAGGTAGATACTGAGGCCGCAATAGCATGGAAAAACGGCTATTTCACATTTGATAAAACTACCCTTGAAACCATAATGCGGCAGGTTTCAAGATGGTACGATGTAGAGGTTACCTATCAGAACAAGACAGTTAAAGATCAGGTTTTCAGTGGAAATGTCTCCCGATTCGAAAATGCTGCCCAGGTATTGGCCATTCTGGAACTTACCGGTCTGGTCCACTTTAAAGTAGAAGGAAGGAGGATTACGGCCATGTTGTAA
- a CDS encoding RNA polymerase sigma factor translates to MKLIDDDLLLSISKGDEEAFKCLFRKHRDKLFAYIFKITKSRETAEEIVMDVFMKIWESGEVLTEIRNFPAFLFHIARNKSLDFLRMAAKDRVLVELLWDQINTPAADQPDDQLLLNELKSNIDKAVAQLSPQRKSVFRLSREQHMTYDQIASHLQLSKSTVKNHMLDSLHFIRHHLNTNFELILLILFFLKK, encoded by the coding sequence ATGAAATTAATTGATGACGATCTGTTACTGTCCATTAGTAAGGGTGATGAAGAAGCGTTTAAATGCTTATTTAGGAAACACCGTGATAAATTATTTGCCTATATTTTCAAGATCACAAAATCAAGGGAAACGGCAGAAGAAATTGTAATGGATGTATTTATGAAAATATGGGAAAGCGGAGAGGTCCTGACAGAAATAAGGAACTTCCCGGCATTCCTTTTTCACATCGCCAGAAATAAGTCGCTCGACTTTCTACGCATGGCCGCAAAAGACCGCGTATTGGTCGAATTGCTCTGGGACCAGATCAATACACCAGCTGCCGACCAGCCAGACGATCAATTATTGCTAAACGAATTAAAATCCAACATCGATAAAGCGGTAGCACAGCTATCGCCACAGCGTAAATCTGTATTCCGCCTTAGCCGCGAGCAGCACATGACCTACGATCAGATCGCCAGTCACCTGCAACTTTCAAAAAGTACTGTAAAAAACCACATGCTCGATTCCCTCCATTTTATTCGTCATCACTTAAACACGAATTTTGAGCTCATTTTGCTCATATTATTTTTTTTAAAAAAATAA
- a CDS encoding protein-disulfide reductase DsbD N-terminal domain-containing protein: MKNLILLTVGLLFSLTVSSQILKPVKWSYAAKKTSKTEATLYLKATIDEGWHLYSQNMADGGPVKTSFKFTPSKAYKTVGKTTEPKAIVKFEKSFDMNVSYFEKSVIFQQKVKLTGANAIVKGTLEYMVCDDSQCLPPETVDFSIPVK; the protein is encoded by the coding sequence ATGAAAAACCTAATCTTGTTAACTGTTGGATTACTATTTAGCCTTACGGTAAGTAGTCAGATTTTGAAACCTGTAAAGTGGAGCTATGCCGCCAAGAAAACCTCAAAAACAGAAGCTACTTTGTACCTTAAAGCCACTATTGACGAAGGATGGCATTTATATTCACAAAATATGGCTGATGGCGGGCCTGTAAAAACAAGTTTTAAATTCACTCCATCAAAAGCTTACAAAACTGTAGGTAAAACAACTGAACCAAAAGCAATTGTTAAATTCGAGAAATCATTTGACATGAATGTAAGTTATTTTGAAAAGTCAGTTATTTTCCAGCAAAAAGTAAAACTTACCGGTGCAAATGCAATTGTGAAAGGAACACTTGAATATATGGTATGCGATGATTCACAATGTCTGCCACCAGAAACCGTTGACTTCTCTATTCCTGTAAAATAA
- a CDS encoding protein-disulfide reductase DsbD family protein has translation MTLKNYLTSTKVLVIGCLIFFASAATVHAQEADTSLSGLEFTEIAPDTVSPADTVAAKAAVVPAAGAAGIAAAPGNKAPAAEADKTLWGTFIAGLVGGFLAFLMPCIFPMVPLTISYFTKRAGSKGKGIGQALIYGLSIIVIYVGFGLLITVLFGSAGLNALSASGLFNFLFFILLVVFAISFFGAFEITLPSAFVNKIDNKADNSKGLAGIFFMAASLALVSFSCTGPIIGTLLVDASSKGELLGPAVGMFGFALALALPFTLSAIFPGFLSSMPKSGGWLNSVKVCLGFLELALALKFLSSADLAWHWEWFDREIFLVLWIVIFVLMGIYLLGKIRFSHDSEVPYVSVPRLFLAILSFSFALYMVPGLWGAPVSVLSGLAPPMNTQDFILNGNQSSASGSVAADFPAHVKYSGSLKAPVGFHPFFELEEGLAYAKKVNKPVLLDFTGHTCVNCRRMEDLVWVDQEVGRLIKEEYVLIQLYADDRNIKMEKDKVHYSSVLKRNTDDLGYWNLDFQATKYGSNAQPLYVLAGHDLNPLVKPQGAIFDAKEYAAYLQSGLNAFKGK, from the coding sequence ATGACCTTAAAAAACTATTTGACAAGCACGAAAGTGCTTGTCATTGGCTGCTTAATCTTCTTTGCATCAGCTGCTACAGTCCATGCCCAGGAAGCCGATACGAGCCTTTCCGGTCTGGAGTTTACCGAAATTGCCCCTGATACTGTTAGCCCCGCTGATACGGTTGCAGCCAAAGCTGCAGTTGTGCCGGCAGCTGGCGCAGCCGGCATTGCGGCTGCACCGGGCAATAAAGCCCCTGCAGCTGAAGCGGACAAAACCCTTTGGGGAACCTTTATAGCCGGACTGGTAGGTGGTTTTCTGGCCTTTCTGATGCCCTGCATCTTTCCCATGGTGCCCCTTACCATCAGTTATTTTACCAAAAGGGCAGGCAGTAAAGGCAAAGGCATTGGCCAGGCCCTGATCTATGGGCTTTCGATCATTGTCATTTATGTAGGTTTTGGCCTGCTGATCACTGTTTTGTTCGGATCGGCCGGCCTGAATGCATTGAGTGCAAGCGGTTTGTTCAACTTTCTGTTCTTTATTTTGCTGGTGGTATTTGCCATCTCTTTTTTCGGGGCCTTCGAAATTACCCTGCCCAGTGCTTTCGTCAATAAGATAGACAACAAGGCCGATAACAGCAAAGGCCTGGCAGGCATCTTTTTTATGGCTGCTTCACTGGCCCTGGTCTCTTTCTCCTGTACCGGTCCGATCATCGGTACCTTACTGGTAGATGCCAGTTCCAAAGGAGAGTTACTGGGCCCGGCCGTCGGTATGTTTGGTTTTGCCCTGGCCCTGGCCCTTCCCTTTACCTTATCGGCCATATTTCCCGGCTTTTTGAGCAGTATGCCCAAATCCGGAGGCTGGCTGAACAGCGTAAAGGTATGCCTGGGTTTCCTGGAACTGGCCCTGGCCTTAAAGTTTTTGTCATCGGCCGACCTGGCCTGGCACTGGGAATGGTTTGACCGGGAGATCTTCCTGGTGCTGTGGATCGTGATCTTTGTGCTGATGGGGATCTATTTACTGGGGAAGATCAGGTTCTCCCACGACAGTGAGGTACCTTATGTATCTGTTCCCAGGTTGTTCCTGGCCATTCTTTCTTTTTCCTTTGCGCTGTACATGGTGCCCGGGCTGTGGGGCGCTCCGGTAAGCGTACTGAGCGGACTGGCCCCACCAATGAATACCCAGGACTTTATCCTGAACGGCAACCAGTCCTCAGCTTCAGGAAGTGTAGCTGCAGATTTTCCGGCCCATGTCAAATACAGCGGATCTTTAAAAGCCCCGGTAGGTTTCCATCCTTTCTTTGAACTGGAAGAAGGACTGGCCTATGCAAAAAAAGTAAACAAACCTGTACTGCTTGATTTTACAGGGCATACCTGTGTAAACTGCCGCAGAATGGAAGACCTGGTATGGGTGGACCAGGAGGTGGGCAGACTGATCAAAGAGGAATATGTACTGATCCAGCTGTATGCCGACGACCGCAACATCAAAATGGAGAAAGACAAGGTCCATTATTCCAGTGTGCTGAAACGCAATACGGATGACCTGGGTTATTGGAACCTGGATTTCCAGGCTACAAAATACGGCTCCAATGCACAACCCTTATATGTACTGGCGGGTCATGACCTGAACCCACTGGTAAAACCCCAGGGAGCTATATTCGATGCAAAGGAATATGCAGCTTACCTGCAAAGCGGCTTAAACGCATTTAAGGGAAAATAA
- a CDS encoding SusC/RagA family TonB-linked outer membrane protein produces MIFYNLSRLRQLVYALGQPLLSGLAFCQISEASKRRIIMRAKLTILIITVCFMHVSAIGHAQRITLSKQGTSLNQVFKEIRKQTGMNIIWPPEKFNEDAKINVSVKNMSLDEALSQILAPVNLTYAIKDKTIVIQVRQAAGRILADTLKIVTGKVVDLKGIPLPGIGIKHKETNTATTTNAEGIYQIKVPNKGTLIFTYVGFKTQEIPVAGKTTINIKLLEEQKELSEVVVVGYGTQKKVNLTGAVDQVGKEVFENRPLTSTTKGLQGVIPNLNIRMTDGKPTRTSSYNVRGTTSIGAGGSALVLIDGVPGNPDLVNPNDIESVTVLKDAASAAIYGARGSFGVVLITTKAPAKEKATINYTSGYSLNYQTIRPDLVTEGYPWAQVFNDAFSSWNDYSADPQKANSVFPWSQEYLKELKKRYEAGIGPSTEIDPATGKYIYYGSTDWLKELYADNTPSMEQQISVSGSSDKTAFYISGRYNNQGGIFRYNPDKFNQYNLRAKGSIQATSWLKIENDITFNQRDYFFPILNHASNTPVWRRISDEAFPVAMLRNPDGTLTDNASIVFGSFISGNNFMNEANKQTRNTSRVFTNFLDNKLKINGDFTFDKTSFNRRFIYSPVPYSTAPNVFLERGINKMNNLDQDFTYLALNTYGEYSNSFGKHNFTALLGYNYEQSTQKDQFVERDNLINPEFPDFSLVDGQNFILTGGGNKWITLGGFFRVNYNYAGKYLFEVNGRYDGSSKFPEGQQYGFFPSFSGGWRVSEEPFWKSIKNTVNEFKLRASYGSLGNGNIDPYQFLQTMGVTRSPMVLGGIRPNYTQLPNVIPDGLTWEKATTTNLGADISLFRNRLTTNFDWYIRRTTDMFTVGLPLPATFGAAVPKGNYADLKTTGWELSIGWRDKINTSKPIGYDFRFTLSDSQSTIDRFNNPLNLITTYYPGMKVGEIWGFVNDGYFIDQNDINTHANQSLIKVSAANKPLPGDIKFKDLNGDNIINQGTKTLSDPGDQKVIGNSSIRYQYGFNANFDWNNFSFGVFFQGVGKRDYMPTADNSLFWGPYNRPYSWHPKDVVENMWSPENPNAYYPRLRGYTALNAGGELTYAQTQYLQNAAYIRLKNLSVGYNLPSGLIKKIHLSALRVYLTGQNLWVWSPMFKHTKNMDPENIEQADPELNKNAGQGMAYPMLKTYTIGLNVTL; encoded by the coding sequence ATGATTTTTTATAACCTATCCCGCCTTAGGCAGCTAGTCTATGCTTTGGGACAACCCTTGCTTTCGGGCCTGGCTTTTTGCCAGATCAGTGAGGCCAGTAAAAGAAGAATAATTATGCGAGCTAAGCTTACCATTCTGATCATAACCGTTTGCTTTATGCATGTTAGTGCTATAGGACATGCACAGCGGATAACCTTGTCAAAGCAAGGGACTTCTTTAAACCAGGTATTTAAGGAAATCAGGAAGCAGACGGGCATGAATATCATTTGGCCTCCGGAAAAGTTTAACGAGGATGCCAAAATAAACGTAAGCGTTAAAAACATGTCACTTGATGAGGCCCTCTCACAAATTCTGGCACCCGTAAACTTAACCTACGCCATAAAAGACAAAACCATTGTCATACAGGTAAGGCAGGCTGCTGGCCGTATCCTTGCCGATACTTTAAAAATAGTAACCGGAAAAGTGGTCGACCTGAAAGGGATTCCCTTACCGGGCATCGGCATCAAACATAAGGAAACCAATACGGCAACCACCACCAATGCAGAGGGTATATACCAGATCAAAGTACCCAATAAAGGAACGCTGATATTTACGTATGTTGGTTTTAAAACCCAGGAAATACCGGTAGCAGGCAAAACCACCATCAACATTAAACTGCTTGAAGAACAGAAAGAACTTTCTGAAGTTGTAGTGGTGGGTTATGGCACCCAGAAAAAAGTAAACCTTACCGGTGCAGTTGATCAGGTTGGTAAAGAAGTTTTCGAAAACCGCCCCCTTACCAGTACCACTAAAGGTTTACAGGGTGTTATCCCAAATTTAAACATCAGAATGACCGACGGAAAACCTACCCGGACATCGTCCTATAACGTTCGTGGTACCACTTCCATTGGTGCCGGTGGCTCCGCACTGGTATTGATAGATGGTGTCCCTGGCAATCCCGACCTCGTCAACCCCAATGATATAGAGAGTGTTACTGTGTTAAAAGATGCAGCATCAGCAGCCATTTATGGCGCCAGAGGTAGTTTTGGTGTAGTACTGATCACCACCAAAGCCCCTGCAAAAGAAAAGGCTACCATTAACTATACTTCTGGTTATTCTCTTAATTATCAGACCATCAGGCCCGATCTGGTTACCGAGGGCTACCCATGGGCACAGGTATTTAACGATGCCTTCAGTTCATGGAACGATTATAGTGCCGATCCGCAAAAGGCCAACAGCGTGTTTCCATGGTCACAGGAATATCTTAAAGAACTTAAAAAGCGCTATGAAGCAGGCATAGGGCCCTCAACTGAAATTGACCCCGCCACCGGCAAATACATTTATTATGGCAGTACCGACTGGCTAAAAGAATTGTATGCCGACAATACGCCCTCCATGGAGCAGCAAATCAGTGTTTCGGGCAGCAGCGATAAAACAGCTTTCTACATTTCCGGAAGGTACAACAACCAGGGTGGTATATTCCGTTACAACCCCGATAAATTTAACCAGTATAACCTGCGCGCAAAAGGAAGTATTCAGGCTACCAGCTGGCTGAAAATTGAAAATGACATTACTTTTAACCAGCGCGATTATTTCTTCCCGATCCTGAACCATGCCAGCAATACACCGGTTTGGCGACGCATCTCTGATGAAGCTTTTCCTGTTGCCATGTTAAGGAACCCCGATGGTACACTTACCGATAATGCCTCTATCGTATTCGGCAGCTTCATTTCCGGTAACAACTTCATGAACGAAGCCAACAAACAAACCAGAAATACCTCCCGCGTCTTTACTAATTTCCTCGACAATAAACTAAAGATCAACGGCGACTTTACCTTCGATAAAACTTCTTTCAACAGGCGTTTTATCTATAGCCCGGTACCTTACAGTACGGCACCAAATGTGTTTCTGGAGCGTGGTATCAACAAAATGAACAACCTTGACCAGGATTTTACCTACCTGGCTTTAAATACTTATGGCGAATACAGCAACAGCTTTGGGAAACATAACTTTACCGCTTTACTGGGTTACAATTACGAACAGTCTACACAAAAAGACCAGTTTGTAGAACGCGACAACCTCATTAATCCTGAATTTCCGGATTTCTCTCTTGTAGACGGGCAGAACTTCATCCTTACCGGCGGGGGCAACAAATGGATCACCCTGGGCGGTTTCTTCCGTGTCAACTACAATTACGCAGGCAAGTATCTGTTTGAAGTGAACGGCAGGTACGACGGCTCATCCAAATTTCCTGAAGGCCAGCAATATGGCTTTTTTCCTTCTTTCTCTGGCGGATGGCGGGTTTCTGAAGAGCCTTTCTGGAAATCTATCAAAAATACGGTCAATGAGTTTAAGCTACGTGCCTCTTACGGAAGTCTGGGTAACGGAAATATAGATCCTTACCAGTTCCTTCAAACTATGGGGGTAACCAGGTCGCCAATGGTACTGGGTGGCATCAGGCCAAACTATACCCAGTTACCCAATGTAATACCTGATGGCCTGACCTGGGAAAAAGCCACTACCACCAATTTAGGTGCCGATATTTCCCTGTTCAGGAACAGGCTGACCACCAATTTCGACTGGTACATCAGAAGAACTACAGATATGTTTACCGTAGGCCTTCCTTTACCCGCTACTTTTGGTGCAGCAGTACCCAAAGGGAACTATGCCGACTTAAAAACCACCGGATGGGAGCTCTCTATCGGCTGGCGTGATAAAATCAATACCAGCAAGCCAATTGGCTATGATTTCAGGTTTACCCTGTCTGACAGCCAGTCGACCATCGACCGTTTCAACAACCCGCTCAACCTCATTACCACTTATTACCCGGGTATGAAAGTAGGAGAGATCTGGGGTTTTGTAAATGACGGTTATTTTATAGATCAGAACGACATCAACACCCATGCCAACCAAAGCTTAATTAAGGTTTCGGCAGCGAATAAACCATTGCCGGGCGACATCAAGTTCAAAGATCTGAACGGAGACAACATCATCAACCAGGGCACAAAAACATTAAGCGATCCTGGCGATCAGAAAGTGATCGGCAACAGCAGTATCCGTTATCAATATGGCTTCAACGCAAATTTCGACTGGAACAACTTCTCTTTCGGTGTATTTTTTCAGGGCGTAGGAAAACGCGATTACATGCCTACGGCCGACAATTCCCTGTTCTGGGGCCCATACAACAGGCCATATAGCTGGCACCCAAAAGATGTGGTAGAAAACATGTGGTCGCCGGAAAACCCAAATGCCTACTACCCAAGGTTACGCGGTTATACGGCATTAAATGCGGGCGGAGAGCTCACTTACGCACAAACCCAGTACCTGCAAAATGCAGCTTATATCAGACTTAAAAATCTGTCTGTAGGCTATAATCTCCCTTCCGGCCTGATCAAAAAAATACATTTGTCGGCCTTGCGTGTTTATTTAACCGGACAAAATCTCTGGGTTTGGTCGCCCATGTTTAAACATACCAAAAACATGGATCCCGAAAACATAGAACAAGCCGATCCTGAACTGAACAAAAATGCAGGACAAGGAATGGCTTACCCTATGCTAAAAACCTATACCATTGGTCTTAATGTCACTTTATAG
- a CDS encoding phosphatase PAP2-related protein, protein MQFKQFTWQIAWDYQAFRIKFIVGMLILIAILIFIPHFFLRIEAREGNVLNDLVLANLPAIDVSAYIFIILYAMIGLFLYRMSKNTLMCLTALWAFIFLCAARIITITLVPLNPPVGIINLADPCSIFFYRSNVITKDLFFSGHTATMFLGALCLEKRNDKVIAFIATIIIAGLLLIQHVHYTIDIMAAPIFTWLCWYLGKSMAKI, encoded by the coding sequence ATGCAGTTTAAACAGTTTACCTGGCAGATAGCCTGGGATTATCAAGCGTTCCGAATAAAGTTTATTGTTGGGATGCTCATTCTTATTGCAATTCTAATTTTTATTCCTCATTTCTTTTTACGTATTGAGGCGCGTGAGGGAAATGTGTTGAATGACCTGGTACTGGCGAATTTACCGGCAATAGATGTTTCGGCATATATATTTATCATATTGTATGCCATGATTGGCTTGTTCCTTTACAGGATGTCTAAAAATACACTGATGTGCCTTACGGCCTTATGGGCATTTATATTTTTGTGTGCAGCGCGGATCATCACGATAACCCTGGTGCCGCTTAACCCGCCCGTTGGTATCATTAATCTGGCTGACCCTTGTTCTATTTTCTTTTACCGCTCCAACGTAATCACTAAAGACCTGTTTTTTTCGGGCCATACAGCTACCATGTTTCTGGGCGCATTGTGTCTGGAGAAAAGAAATGATAAGGTTATAGCTTTTATTGCTACAATTATAATTGCCGGACTGTTGCTGATCCAGCACGTTCATTATACCATTGACATTATGGCTGCTCCGATCTTTACCTGGTTGTGCTGGTATTTAGGAAAGTCAATGGCTAAGATCTAA
- a CDS encoding sensor histidine kinase, with protein MKEAFTRCFNFLYKHRIHFIAWFFFIFYEVIISGILRGYFATAGNYVLFYVLNICLFYFHAYVIMPAAKSHTKHGIWLLPLLIVIEVVFYVPFSILLAGFLNKYAGLMLVAPATLTKTAVVTSVWRTIYFILFSSGYYYLVNYLKERKITQEAEKEKLIMIIENQNVQAELIKSQYARLKAQINPHFLFNTLSFIYASARKKAPEAAEAIITLTDMMRYSIQDDDEKIFTDIALEIEQIENLIKLYQIKSETKLNVILEYDADLAKIQIIPLVLITLVENVFKHGDLLQEAHPALISINLAHNILIIETRNLINLNGSVISHNIGLDNIKKRIQMVYGDKAFLQTDRDKSNYFNVLLSIELN; from the coding sequence ATGAAAGAGGCTTTTACAAGATGTTTTAATTTTTTATACAAGCACCGCATTCATTTTATTGCCTGGTTCTTCTTTATATTTTACGAAGTCATCATAAGTGGAATACTCAGGGGGTATTTTGCAACTGCTGGTAATTATGTTTTATTTTATGTACTTAATATCTGCCTTTTCTACTTTCATGCTTATGTGATTATGCCTGCGGCGAAATCGCATACCAAACATGGGATATGGTTATTACCCCTGCTAATTGTAATTGAGGTGGTCTTTTATGTGCCTTTTTCAATATTATTGGCGGGATTTTTAAATAAATATGCCGGACTAATGCTTGTAGCACCCGCAACACTGACTAAAACTGCAGTAGTCACTTCAGTTTGGAGAACCATTTATTTTATTCTTTTTTCTTCTGGTTACTATTATCTGGTCAATTATTTAAAAGAACGAAAAATTACACAGGAAGCTGAGAAAGAGAAATTAATTATGATCATTGAAAATCAGAACGTGCAGGCTGAACTGATCAAATCCCAGTATGCACGTTTAAAAGCACAGATCAATCCGCACTTTTTGTTCAATACCCTGAGCTTCATTTATGCAAGTGCACGTAAAAAGGCGCCGGAAGCTGCTGAAGCCATAATTACTTTAACGGATATGATGCGCTATTCTATCCAGGATGATGATGAAAAGATCTTTACGGATATTGCACTTGAAATTGAACAAATAGAAAACCTGATTAAACTTTATCAGATAAAATCGGAAACCAAACTGAATGTTATTTTAGAATATGATGCTGATTTGGCCAAAATTCAGATTATTCCTTTGGTACTGATTACACTTGTTGAAAATGTGTTTAAACATGGGGATCTTTTACAGGAAGCCCACCCGGCTTTAATTAGCATTAATCTTGCGCACAATATCCTGATTATTGAAACCAGAAATTTAATTAATTTAAATGGTTCTGTAATCAGTCATAACATCGGTTTGGATAATATCAAAAAAAGAATACAAATGGTTTATGGTGACAAGGCCTTTCTGCAGACGGATAGAGACAAAAGCAATTATTTCAATGTTTTACTGAGTATTGAATTGAATTAA